CGCGCCGGAGCTCGTGACCCGCATGCGGGACGCGATGATCAACCGCGGGCCCGACGACGCCGACACCAAGATCCTGCCGCACGTCGCCCTCGCACACCGGCGGCTCAGCATCATCGACCTGTCACCGCGCGGACGCCAGCCGATGAGCAACGAGGACGGCTCGGTGTGGCTCGTGTTCAACGGCGAGATCTACGACTTCGAGACGCTGCGCGCCGAGCTCGCCGCCGCGGGGCACCGCTTCTCGAGCGACTCCGATTCCGACGTGCTCGTGCACGGCTACGAGGAATGGGGCATCCAGGGCCTCCTCGATCGCATCAACGGCATGTTCGCGTTCGCGATCTGGGACGCGCCCCGGCGGACGCTCCATCTCGCGCGCGATCGTCTCGGCAAGAAGCCGCTCTTCTACGGGTGGCGCGACGGCCGCTTCCTCTTTGCGTCGGAGCTGAAGGCGCTCTGGACGGCCGACCCCGGCGGCTGGCGCGTACGGCCCGATTCCGTCGCCCGCTTCCTCTATTGGACCTACCTGCCGGGACGCGAGACGATCTACACCGACGCCTACCAGCTCCTGCCGGGGCACGTGCTGACGGTGACGCCCGAGGGCCAGCGCGAGGAGCGCTACTGGCGCCTGTCGTTCGCTCGGAAGGTGCGGGAGCCGGAGGCGGATCTCGTCGCCGCTGCGGATCGGGTGGTGTCGGCGGCGGTGCGCCGGCGTCTCCGGAGCGACGTGCCGCTCGGCGCGTTCCTGAGCGGCGGCGTCGACAGCGGCATCGTCGTGAGCTGCATGGCGGAGAGTGCGGGACAGGTCGTGCGCACGTTTTCCATGGGCACCGGGGACGCCGCGCACGACGAGCGCCGCCACGCGCGCCGGATCGCGGAGCACTGCCGCACGGCGCATACCGAGTTCGAGGTCACGGCGGATGCGTGGGGAATCCTGCCGCGACTCGTGTGGGAGTTCGGGCAGCCCTTCGGCGACGAGGCCTGCATCCCGACCTACTACGTGGCGCACGCCGCACGGCAGCACGTGACGGTCGCGCTCACGGGCGACGGCGGCGACGAGTCGTTCGCGGGTTATAGCCAGCATCTCGGGCGTTATCTCGGGGCGGCGGTCGGGCGCGTCGTGCCGCAAACGCTCCTCGAGCGCTGGCGCCGGTCGAACACGGCGCTCCTCGACGCGGGCGATCGGGGCTGGCGCGCGTCGGCGGCGCGCTTCCTGCGCTACGCGCAGGCGGATCCGCTCGTGCGCTGGGCCGGCGCGACGACGTGGTCGCTGCACCACCTGCCCGGGCTCTGGTCGGCGCCGCATCGCGGGCTCGCAGACCGCGACGTGCTGCTCGGCTACGCCCTCGAGGCGGCGGCCGACTTCGACGGCGACTCGGCGCTCGATCGGGCGTTGCACCACGACCTCACCGTTCTCTTGCCTTTCGGCTACAATCCGAAGGTGGACGTCGCGACGATGATGAGCAGCCTCGAGGCGCGTTGCCCCTTCCAGGATCGTGAGGTCGTGGAGTGGGCGGCGACCGTCCCGGCCCACGCCAAGCTGAAGCCGTGGGAATCGAAGGCGCTGCTGAAGAAGGTCGCGGCGCGGCGCCTCCCGCGCGAGGTGGTGTACCGGCCGAAGCACGGCTTCTCGATTCCGCACGACGCCTGGTTCCGCGGCGCGTGGAGCGCACCGGCGCACGCGATCGTCTTCTCGGACGAGGCGCGGAGCCGCGGGCTCTTCGATTTCGACTACCTGGAGCGCCTGTGGCGCGCCCACGCGTCGGGCGCGGCTCGCCACGGCACTCGCTTCTGGCTGTTGCTGTGGCTCGAGTTGTGGTTCCGAACCTTCGTCGACGGCACCTTCGGTCCGGATCACGCGATGCCCGCGCTCGCGGTGGGTTGAGCCTTCGGCCATGCGCATCTGCTACATCGTCCACTCGCAGAGCCACTTCGCGGCACCCTACATCGACCACTTCGCGCGTCTCGGGCACGAGATCCACCTCATCAGCTTCACGCGCGACCCCCTGCCGAACGCGGTGAACCATCACCCGCTGCCGCACGATTGCGACCCGACGAAGAGCCCGGCCGCCTACGTGCGCGCGATCCCTCGGGTTCGGCGCCTCGTGCGCGCCATCGCGCCCGACCTGGTCCACGCGCACTTCCTGACCAGTAACGGGCTCGTGGCGACCGCGAGCGGATTCCATCCGCTCGTCGTGAGCGCGCGCGGCAGCGACGTGCACAACTCGCTGGACGCGCGCGCGCGTCGCGCGCTGATCCGGTGGGTCGTGCAGCGCGCGGACCTCGTGAACCCGGTGTCCGCCGAGCTGACGGCGAAGATCGCGACGCTCGGGGTGCCGGCGGAGAAGATCCTCTGTCTTTCGCAGGGCATCGAGGCCGAGCGCTTCGCGGCGCCGCGCGCGCCGCGGCGCGTGGACGGCGCCGTGCGGATCGTCTGCACGCGCAAGCTGCATCGTCCGTATCAACCGGCGATCATCGTCGCGGCGCTCGCGCGCCTGGCTGCGGCCGGGCTCGCGTTCGAGATGACGTTCGCCGCCGGCGGCCGCGACCTTGCGGCGCTGCGCGCGGAGGTCGCCGCACGCGGCTTCGCGGACCGCGTGCGCTTTCTCGACGGCTATCGGCCCGAGGCGCTCCCGGGGCTCCTCGCCGAGTCCGACGTCTACGTGTCGGCGTCGCTCTGGGACGGGACCAGCCCGGCGCTCCTCGAAGCCATGGCGGCCGGCGTGTATCCCGTGGTGACGGACTGCCCGGCGAACCGCGAGTGGCTCGATGGGTCGGGAGACGGCCTGCTCTTTCCCCCCGACGACGTCTCGGCGCTCGCGGCGGCGCTCGAGCGCGCCGTACGCTCCCCGGAGGCGTGGCCGGCGGCCGCCGAGCGCAATCGGATGCTGGTGCGGGCCCGTGCCGATCGCGACACCAATCTCGATGTGCTCGGCGGGCACTACGAGCGCCTCGTCGGCGAGGCCGGTCGCCGGGTCGGACGGGTGCGCGTCGCCGGCGGCGGGGCGGCCTCGGTCGTGCCGGCGCACGGCGCCGGGTGAGCGCGATGGCGGGCGTGGCCGGCGCGCTTCGCGCTGTCACCGCGCGGATGGTGAGCGCCGTCGGCGCGTATCGGCCGCTCGAGCACGCCGTCGGAGGCGCGCGCGGCGGTTTCGTGCTGGCGTACCACAACCTTGCGGCGGCGCGGTTCGCCGCGCAGATCGCGGCGCTCGCGCCGAGCCGTCCGATTGCGCTCGACGAACTCGTCGAGCGGCACGCGCGCGGCGCGCCGACGCGCGGGCTCTTCGCGATCACGTTCGATGACGGGGTCGGCGAGACCGTGCGTGAGATCGCGGCGGCGGCCACGGCTGCGCAATGGCCGGTGACGTTCTACCTGCCGACCGGCTACCTCGAGGCGCCCGGAGGCATGCCGTTCCAATGGCTGCGCGCGATCGAGCGACAGGCGCCGCCCGTGGTGATCGAGGCGGCGGGCGAGACGTTCGACTTCCGGCCGCCGGGCGCGATCCGCGCCTTCGCGCGCGCGACGACGGAGATCATGTACACCCGGCCGTGGACCGCCTACGGGCCGCGGCTGCGCGCGCTCGCCGACGCGCTCGTCGGACGCGGGCTCGTGGCGCCCGAGACGCTCGCCGCGCCGCCCGCGATCACCTGGCCGGAGGTCGAGGCGCTCGCGCGTGCGGGCGTCGTGTCGTTCGAGAGCCACGGCATCACGCACACGGCCGTTGCGGCGCTCACGGACGATGGCCTCGAACACGAGCTCGCGGAGAGTCGGCGCATCATCGCGGAGCACACGGGGCGGGAGTGCCGCCACTTCTGTTACCCGTACGGCGGCGCGGCGAGCATCGGGGCCGTGGCGCCGTCGCGCGTCGCTCGGTACTACCGCTCCGCGACGACGATGACGCGCGGACGCCTCGGACGGCACGCGCTCGAGTTGCTGCCGCGCGTGCCGGTCTATCCGCACGACGACGCTGCGCTCGTTCGCCTCAAGGTGCTGACGGCGTAGCGAACGCCCGACACGTAGCGAAGGCCC
The DNA window shown above is from Deltaproteobacteria bacterium and carries:
- the asnB gene encoding asparagine synthase (glutamine-hydrolyzing), with amino-acid sequence MCGICGIVEFHDGRPIAPELVTRMRDAMINRGPDDADTKILPHVALAHRRLSIIDLSPRGRQPMSNEDGSVWLVFNGEIYDFETLRAELAAAGHRFSSDSDSDVLVHGYEEWGIQGLLDRINGMFAFAIWDAPRRTLHLARDRLGKKPLFYGWRDGRFLFASELKALWTADPGGWRVRPDSVARFLYWTYLPGRETIYTDAYQLLPGHVLTVTPEGQREERYWRLSFARKVREPEADLVAAADRVVSAAVRRRLRSDVPLGAFLSGGVDSGIVVSCMAESAGQVVRTFSMGTGDAAHDERRHARRIAEHCRTAHTEFEVTADAWGILPRLVWEFGQPFGDEACIPTYYVAHAARQHVTVALTGDGGDESFAGYSQHLGRYLGAAVGRVVPQTLLERWRRSNTALLDAGDRGWRASAARFLRYAQADPLVRWAGATTWSLHHLPGLWSAPHRGLADRDVLLGYALEAAADFDGDSALDRALHHDLTVLLPFGYNPKVDVATMMSSLEARCPFQDREVVEWAATVPAHAKLKPWESKALLKKVAARRLPREVVYRPKHGFSIPHDAWFRGAWSAPAHAIVFSDEARSRGLFDFDYLERLWRAHASGAARHGTRFWLLLWLELWFRTFVDGTFGPDHAMPALAVG
- a CDS encoding glycosyltransferase translates to MRICYIVHSQSHFAAPYIDHFARLGHEIHLISFTRDPLPNAVNHHPLPHDCDPTKSPAAYVRAIPRVRRLVRAIAPDLVHAHFLTSNGLVATASGFHPLVVSARGSDVHNSLDARARRALIRWVVQRADLVNPVSAELTAKIATLGVPAEKILCLSQGIEAERFAAPRAPRRVDGAVRIVCTRKLHRPYQPAIIVAALARLAAAGLAFEMTFAAGGRDLAALRAEVAARGFADRVRFLDGYRPEALPGLLAESDVYVSASLWDGTSPALLEAMAAGVYPVVTDCPANREWLDGSGDGLLFPPDDVSALAAALERAVRSPEAWPAAAERNRMLVRARADRDTNLDVLGGHYERLVGEAGRRVGRVRVAGGGAASVVPAHGAG
- a CDS encoding polysaccharide deacetylase family protein, which encodes MSAMAGVAGALRAVTARMVSAVGAYRPLEHAVGGARGGFVLAYHNLAAARFAAQIAALAPSRPIALDELVERHARGAPTRGLFAITFDDGVGETVREIAAAATAAQWPVTFYLPTGYLEAPGGMPFQWLRAIERQAPPVVIEAAGETFDFRPPGAIRAFARATTEIMYTRPWTAYGPRLRALADALVGRGLVAPETLAAPPAITWPEVEALARAGVVSFESHGITHTAVAALTDDGLEHELAESRRIIAEHTGRECRHFCYPYGGAASIGAVAPSRVARYYRSATTMTRGRLGRHALELLPRVPVYPHDDAALVRLKVLTA